The following proteins come from a genomic window of Coffea arabica cultivar ET-39 chromosome 11c, Coffea Arabica ET-39 HiFi, whole genome shotgun sequence:
- the LOC113716005 gene encoding uncharacterized protein, translating into MANTQTLRELATPELTHPPLCITFPTLADNTSFELKSGLIHLLLSFHDLSGEEPHKHVKEFEVVCSSMKLHGVTEEQIRLRAFPFSLKDAAKDWLYYLPAGSITTWVQLKKKFLKKFFPASRAASLRKEICSIKQYSGESLYDYWERFNKLCTRCPQHHINEQLLIQYFYEGLQSTDRSIIDSASGGALTNKTPREAWELIEAMAENSQQFGFCESNPTRRVNEAETSSIQQQLSELMSAIRQLAMRDTPRAKVCEICASMDHCTDTCPILQEDGAEQVNMAGGVPAPRRQYDPYFNTYNPGWRDHPNLSYGNRQQSSFSNRPPGFHQPWQPKSQPSSSNSGSSLEDLVKSLTTTTTQLHQEIRSLAANTAQLQQDTKVDKKDQETRISQLATVINRLESHVYGKLPLQPEVNSKNVSAMTLRSGKELEGSKVGNSKSKSEEEIEKEIEEEGRIREDPKVASTSPLTTNSNLPPFPCRLEKTKKVEKEKELLDVFRKVKINIPLLDAIKQIPKYAKFFKDLCTDKRKLRGDERVAVGENVSAIFQRKLPPKCGNPGMFTIPCKIGGTPIRKAMLDLGASINVMPKTIYASLNLGPLKGTGIIIQLADHTNAYPEGLVEDVLVQVNELVFPADFYVLDMGDEKALNPSLILLGRPFLSTVRTKIDVNEGTLSMEFDGEIINFNIFDAMKYPDEANSVFALSIIEPLVQDTFELNRGDALEVALAKHLELGATLDVEISDELYHAVETLHSLPPFSLRYEFTSIFVPETQAKLLSSIVQAPELEFKPLPKHLKYTFLGDKETLPAIISAHLLPRQENNLIRLLRDHKEAIGWSIAAIKGISPSLCMHRIRLEEEAKPVRQAQRRLNPLMMEVVKKEILKLLEVGIIFAISDNS; encoded by the coding sequence ATGGCCAACACCCAGACATTGAGGGAGCTGGCTACCCCAGAGCTGACTCATCCGCCCTTGTGCATCACGTTCCCAACTCTGGCTGATAATACCTCCTTCGAGCTGAAATCGGGGTTGATTCACCTCCTACTTTCGTTCCATGATCTTTCTGGTGAAGAACCCCACAAACATGTCAAGGAGTTTGAAGTAGTTTGCTCTAGCATGAAACTTCATGGGGTCACTGAAGAGCAAATAAGACTTAGAgctttccctttctctctcaaggaTGCAGCGAAGGATTGGCTATACTACCTACCTGcaggtagtatcaccacgtgggtacaattaaaaaagaaatttctgAAAAAATTCTTCCCCGCATCCCGGGCTGCTAGTTTAAGAAAGGAAATATGCAGCATCAAGCAGTACTCCGGAGAGTCATTGTACGATTATTGGGAAAGGTTCAACAAATTGTGCACTAGATGCCCACAGCATCATATTAATGAACAACTGTTGATCCAGTACTTCTATGAGGGGCTCCAGTCAACTGACAGGAGTATTATTGACTCTGCGAGTGGAGGAGCCCTGACGAACAAGACACCGAGGGAAGCGTGGGAGCTTATTGAAGCCATGGCAGAGAACTCTCAGCAGTTCGGTTTCTGTGAAAGCAATCCTACCCGTAGAGTCAATGAGGCAGAGACGTCATCCATCCAACAGCAACTGTCAGAGTTGATGTCTGCTATCAGGCAATTGGCCATGAGAGACACGCCGCGAGCGAAAGTATGTGAAATCTGCGCGAGTATGGACCACTGTACGGATACGTGCCCCATTCTGCAAGAGGACGGCGCGGAACAGGTAAATATGGCCGGAGGTGTGCCCGCGCCCCGCAGGCAGTATGACCCGTATTTCAACACGTACAACCCGGGTTGGAGGGACCATCCCAATCTCAGTTATGGGAACAGGCAACAAAGTTCATTCTCGAATCGTCCACCAGGATTCCACCAGCCTtggcaaccaaaatctcaaccctCATCCTCCAATTCAGGAAGTTCCTTGGAGGATCTAGTCAAAAGCCTGACCACGACTACTACTCAGCTTCATCAGGAGATCAGATCCTTGGCAGCAAATACCGCGCAGCTCCAGCAGGACACCAAAGTGGACAAGAAGGATCAAGAAACTCGAATAAGCCAACTGGCAACTGTGATTAACCGCTTGGAGTCCCACGTTTATGGGAAACTGCCATTGCAACCTGAGGTAAATTCCAAGAATGTAAGTGCCATGACGCTGAGGAGTGGCAAGGAACTGGAAGGGTCTAAAGTGGGAAAttcaaaaagcaaaagtgaggaggagatagaaaaggaaattgaggaGGAAGGACGTATTCGTGAGGATCCTAAGGTAGCCTCCACCTCTCCACTCACTACTAATTCTAACTTACCCCCTTTTCCTTGCAGGTTGGAAAAGACAAAGAAagtagagaaggaaaaagagctcTTGGATGTGTTTCGGAAAGTGAAGATCAACATTCCCCTGTTGGATGCAATCAAGCAGATACCGAAATATGCTAAATTTTTTAAGGACTTGTGCACCGACAAAAGGAAGCTAAGGGGAGATGAACGAGTGGCGGTGGGAGAGAACGTGTCAGCTATATTTCAAAGGAAACTCCCACcaaaatgtggaaatccaggtATGTTCACAATCCCCTGCAAGATAGGAGGTACCCCAATTAGGAAAGCAATGTTGGATTTGGGGGCGTCAATTAATGTTATGCCTAAGACAATCTATGCTTCTCTTAATCTTGGCCCATTAAAAGGCACAGGCATTATAATCCAACTTGCAGACCATACCAATGCTTATCCAGAGGGGTTAGTTGAAGACGTTTTGGTACAAGTCAATGAGTTAGTTTTTCCTGCAGACTTCTATGTCTTAGATATGGGAGATGAAAAGGCATTAAATCCGTCACTTATTTTGCTAGGTAGACCATTTTTAAGCACTGTTAGGACGAAAATAGATGTGAATGAGGGTACTTTGTCGATGGAGTTTGATGGtgaaattataaatttcaatatttttgatgCGATGAAATACCCGGATGAGGCTAACTCTGTTTTTGCTTTGAGCATTATTGAACCTCTTGTACAGGACACATTTGAATTGAATAGGGGCGATGCACTGGAAGTGGCATTGGCCAAACATCTCGAGTTGGGAGCAACTCTTGATGTAGAAATAAGTGATGAGTTATACCATGCAGTTGAAACACTGCATTCGCTCCCACCATTCTCTCTAAGGTATGAGTTTACTTCTATCTTTGTACCAGAAACTCAGGCAAAATTGTTGTCTTCTATTGTGCAGGCGCCTGAGTTGGAATTCAAGCCCCTCCCAAAGCATTTGAAGTATACTTTTCTCGGGGACAAGGAGACACTGCCAGCTATCATATCTGCACACCTGTTAccaagacaagaaaacaacctAATTCGTCTTCTTCGAGATCATAAGGAGGCAATTGGGTGGAGCATAGCAGCCATCAAGGGAATTAGCCCCTCTTTATGCATGCATCGGATCCGTCTTGAGGAGGAGGCAAAACCAGTCAGGCAGGCGCAACGGAGATTGAACCCACTGATGATGGAAGTAGTAAAGAAGGAAATACTTAAACTCCTGGAAGTGGGGATCATCTTCGCCATCTCAGACAATTCATAG